The segment CTACCGTGGGATGGCGACGGAGTCCAGCGACGACAGGCCTGTCGCTCTCATCCAGCAACTACTTCAGGGGGAGGTGAAAAAGAATGATCAAGAAATCACGCGCTGGCGTCCAACGCGTGTTGCGGTGTGGTGACGCCAATCCCTGGCAGGGTGCGGCACTGAATTCCGTCTGGCTGCGTTCCCGGGAGCCCGGGGCCGTCCCGCCTGGTGGGAGGATTTGGGTGGGCGCGGCACGTGAGGTAGGTACCAGGGCCCATGGACACGTCGCGCCCCCGATTCCTCCTCCTGGCCGCCTGCGCCCTCTTCCTCTCCGCCTGCCCGCGTCCCACCCGCGCTCCGATTACCAAGCCCGAGGACGCGCTGGTCGAGACCTCCGGCACGCCGAAGCTGCGCGACGACGGCGAGCCCGCGGCGCTGCGGGCCGCCATCGCGCAGAGCCTGGTGTGGCTGGGCACGCGGCCTCCGGACCTGCGGTTCGTGTACGGCAAGCGCCAGGTCACCGCCCATGAGCTGCGCACCGCGCTGGAGCGCCTGCACGGGCGCCTGCGTGACGACATGTCCTCCGAGGAGCTGGCGGCGCGGGTGCTCGAGGACTTCGAGCCGATGGAGTCCGCGGGCGGCGAGGACGGCCAGGTGCTCTTCACGGGCTACTACGAGCCCACGCTCGAGGCGAGCCTCACGCGGACGGACGAGTACTCCGTGCCCATCCTCGCGCGGCCGGATGACCTGCTCGAGGTTCCGCTGGAGCAGTTCGCGGAGCGCTTCGCGGCGGAGCGCGTCTTCGGGCGGCTCGACGGGCGGAAGGTGGTGCCGTACTGGACGCGCAGCCAGATTCGCGGCGGAAGGCTGGCGGACCGGGGGCTGGAGCTGGCGTGGGCGAAGGACCCGGTGGCGCTGTTCTTCACGGAGGTGCAGGGCAGCGGCACGCTGCTGCTGCCGGATGGGAGCCGGCGC is part of the Pyxidicoccus xibeiensis genome and harbors:
- the mltA gene encoding murein transglycosylase A, which codes for MDTSRPRFLLLAACALFLSACPRPTRAPITKPEDALVETSGTPKLRDDGEPAALRAAIAQSLVWLGTRPPDLRFVYGKRQVTAHELRTALERLHGRLRDDMSSEELAARVLEDFEPMESAGGEDGQVLFTGYYEPTLEASLTRTDEYSVPILARPDDLLEVPLEQFAERFAAERVFGRLDGRKVVPYWTRSQIRGGRLADRGLELAWAKDPVALFFTEVQGSGTLLLPDGSRRRIGYAASNGRPYRSIGTLLIQEGAIPKEQMSMQALRAWLAANPSQRERVFDFNESYVFFRFLEGASEGSLGRPVTPGRSIATDARLFPKGGLAFIHTERPVKLADGTVQWQPLSRFMLNQDTGGAIRGAGRVDVYWGPGPDAELAAGMMKQKGRLFFLVPRTRPR